ACGACCCCGACGAGTAGGGACCCGACCAGCTGCAACTCAGTAGAGTGCGTCCAGAATTACCACCAACTCAAAGGGTCTCAGAAACGATGAAGATGAGGTTCGAGATCGGCACGATGCGAGAGAATTTTCGCCCGATTACTACGCTCGTTCGGAGCAAGGCAGAGCTGGAAGAGAGTCCTCTGGACACCAGAGGAAAATAATGAGATGTAAAGCTCATATTCCCGATGTGGACGCAATAACAGAAGCTCGCCTTTGCGAGATGATCGAGAAAGTAATGTCGAAAAAGCGTTCCATAGAGGAAAAGATGGACAGGTTGCATCGAGCCGCTGGGGATCCTTTCAAACTGAATATCAGAGAATTCCGGCCGCCAATGAATTTTCAGGTTCCCAAGCTTCCATAATTCGACGAGAAAACAGATGATCTAGATCAGCATGTTTTACACTATGAAACTGCCATGAATCTGTGGCAGTTCAGCGATGAGGTGATGTGCAAGATGTTTCCACAGTCACTGACTGGAGGAGCCATAACGTGGTTCAATCAGCTACCAGCACAGTCAATCGGGACTTACCATAAGCTAGTTGACAAATTCTGTGCTCACTATAAATACAACAGACGTGATCGAAAGGGATGCCACACATTGTTCCTTCTGGAAATTTGGCAGGAGGAAAGCATCAGAAAATTTACTCGACGCTTCAAGCAAGAGGTGGCCGATGTGGATGGTACCAACGATCAAGTCGTCATCGCGGCTTACAAACAGGAATACCAGTATGATTAAAGGGGTGTGTACGGTTCTTTGGTCAAGAGACCAGCAAATACTTTGGAAGAGCTGTACGATCGAGCAGAAGAATACGCTTGGGTAGAGGATGACTCCAAAGCTCGAGAGACGAGAGATGTCAACAGATAATCCAATCATCCAAACGATGGGAAGAAAGACAAGTCAAAGAACCGTTCGAGCGGAAAGCACAGCGATCGAGGTGAAGTCCTAGAGAAGAACCAAGGAGAACGAATGGAAACTGGATATCATAAATACCATGATATGAAACTGACACCGTTGAACATACATCATTCAGAGTTGTACGAGAAAATAAGCAAGGATTTGAGCCCCCTCGTCCTTTGCCAGCAAAGACACGTGATAAACGTGATAGGAGCAAATACTGCAAGTTCCATAAAGACCATGGTCACAAGACCGAGAATTGCCGTGCTTTACACAGCGAATGATCGACGCTGGAAAGCTGCAAGAGTACGTGAAAAAGGGTTTCGGGAAAGGTCCTGGACATTTTGGCGCAGCACATGTGATTAACGTCAGTCACATCATGATCCATTCAATGACCAAGAGGGCTTTAGAAGATGAAACCAGGAGAAAACTCAGGCAGTTAAAAGAATGGTACTTGACAAATCATATCGATTTTTTCAGTGGAAATGGAGCAGAAACTCGGGAGATTGGATACACAAAGATCGAGTTCTCTCCAGAAGACATGATAGGTTTATATGCTCCCCAGAATGATGTTATCGTTATAACTGCTTGGATTGGCATGTTTCGTGTTCACCTGATTCTAGTGGATACAGGAAGCTCAGTGAGCGTGATGTTTTCAGGAGATTATTCCTCTATGAATCTCCCACACGACTTGATCGAAGAGGATGAAAATCCAATTATCGGTTTTAGTGGCGAAGTTACGAAGGCGATAAGAAAAGTGAAGATACCTGTAACAGTGGCTGACAAGTCCATTCTAGGCAATTTTCTGCTGCTTGACTGTAGAGCTCCCTACAATGCGATCGTGGGACGAGACTGGATGCATGATATCGGTGCAGTCACATCCTCATATCATCAATGTTTGAAGTTTTTTACCCCTGAAGGAGTCGTGAAAGTTAGAAGCGACCAGATGGCCGCACACAAGTGTCACGAGAGTGCAATGGATGAGTACAAGAAATTTCCTATTTACTTCGTTATTGCGTGATGGACGCAATAACAGAAGCTCTCCTTTGCAAGCGACCGACCGGAATTTATTTGGCTGCAACGGAGAACGTTGTAAGTGCAGTGCTATTTGTTACGGATCCACATGAAAAGCCTGTTTACTTCGTCAGCAAATATTTGACGGGGGACAGAAGCACGGTACAAGAAAATTGAGTAGATAGCACTTGCACTGTTGCATGCATCTCGACGCCTCAAGCCTTATTTCCAAGGAAGGCAGATCATAGTCTGCTCCGAATACCCGCTGAAGAGAATCCTGGAACATGCTGATGATTCAAGCCGACTAGCCATATGGTCAAATTTTCTGGGGACGCATGAAATCAAGTATGAGACCAGAACTGCAGAGAAGGGACACACCATGGCTGCGCTGATAGCATATTTTCCTGTGGACGACATACAAACAGTTACTGAAGAAGAGGGGGATTTGTTCAAACCCATAGAGTCAGCCACCGATCAGACTGGGGGCGAGTACGCAATGGAGGTAGATACACCTGAACCATTATGGACTGTATTTAATGATGGGTCATCGAATGTTGGTGGAGATGGAGTTGGATGTGTCATCCTTACTCCTGAAGGTTCGAGGATCGAGAAAGCGACCATGCTTGGTTTTCAAGCATCAAACAATGAAGCTGAATATGAAGATGCAATTATCGGTTTAAAGGCTGTCAAACAGTTAGATGCGAAGAACGTGAAGCTGGTGACtgattccatgctagtatttaaCCAGTTTCCGGGGACCTACAAAGCCAAGGAAGAGAGGATGGCCCTGTATTTGGAACATATGAGAGAGCTGGCAAATAAATTCGACCAATTCTCTATTGGGAAGCGACCACGGCTGGAAAACAGGCACGCAAATGCTTTAGCATATCTTTCTTCCTCAGTGGAAACTGATACCACCCGTTTCGTTGTAGTGGATTTCTAAGAGGTACCTAGCATCTCCGACAGCCACTTTGTTATGTCTCTCGAACACGCTAGTGGGGGCGAGAAGGCAACTACATCAGCACATGGAGATACCGAAAACGTTGACAACAATATGGATGTTGACAACCCAGTGATAGATGATTCAGGCAGGCTTGCTGAAAACACTTCAGACTGGCGTCAACCTTATGTTCGGTATTTGACAACCAGTGAACTCACAGAAGATGAGCATCTCGCTTCAAAAGTGAAAAAGAATGCTTGGAGATATTCAATGATCGAGGGTGAGCTATACCGCAAACCTGTAGCTTTGGAGCCATTTTTGCGGTGCATATAGGCCGAAGAAGGGCAACAGATATTGGCGGAGGCTCATGAAGGAATATGTGACAACCATTACGGAGGACGCAGTCTCGCGCACAGGATACTCACCCAGGGATACTTCTAGCCATACATGCAGAAATATGCTAAAGAATACGCGCAGAAATGCGTACCATGCCAGGAGCACGCTCCAATTCCTAAAAGGCACGCCAACGAACTACATTCAGTTTTTAGTCCCTGGCCATTCTTTATGTGGGGACTAGACATCGTCGGACCACTTACCAAAGCTCCTGGAGGCGTTAAATTCGTACTAGCCACtactgattatttcaccaaatgggtcgaagcagtGGCACTGGTACATGTTACCATACatgatgtgaaaaggttcatatgggagaatatcgtctgcagatttggaatcccaGACGCGATAGTATCAGACAATGGAAAGCAGTTCGATTCTGGGATGATCAAAGACTTCTACGAGAACCTGAATATTCTCCACAATTTCTCATCTCCTTACTATGCTCAGAGAAACGGGCAGGCAGAAGCGACCAATCGCGTTATTATGGAAAATCTCAAGAAAAGGCTGGAGAAGGCGAAGGGAAAATGGACAGAAGAATTCCATAGAGTCTTATGGTCCTATCGAACAACCCCGAAAAGATCCACTGGATTTTCACCATTTGCAGTGGCTTATGGGACAGAGGCAGTCATACCCACCGAGGTACATCTCAAGACTACCAAAACTCGTGCTGTCAAATTTGGGAAAAACGACAGCATACTGGCTTTGGATAAAGAGTTGCTagaagaacaaagagaaacaacTTTACAACAGTTGGTCTGATACCAGCAGGCAATCAAGCTGAGATATGATCGTAAAGTCAGAGAACGGTCATTCAAACCAGGGGAATATGTCTTGAAGAAAATTCGAGCAGCTACAATGGAACCAAACTATGGGAAGCTCGTTGCAAACTGGGAAGGTCCATACATAGTAGACAGGCCAACATCTCGTGGCTCCTACTACTTAAGGAACCACGATGGAACTAAGGATTCGAAACCATGGAATCCATGGAATTCGTTCcacttgaagaagttttatcattagGAGTAGTTTCAAAACCTGCTGTGTtgcactctttttcctttttgatggttttatcccactgggttttccgtgcaaaggttttaacgaggtaGATGTTGTCGAGCAGTAGGTATTTATCCTGTTATTTCTATTCATGaatttaattcaacattattTTGGTATTCCACACTTTATCAAAATTATTCGTGTTTAATTATAAACTGTTGCGGACGTTCAAATCTGCAGTCAGTCCTAAATGGAAAAACAGTACAACCAAAGTCTACTATCAGTAACGTCTCTGACACCTCGCAGATAGGGTGAATGCACAGTTCGATCATTTTTACCCTATCCCAATTGTGTCCCCATCATGTGAGACATCAACAAATGTGGCGAACATTTTCACCTGTCCAGGCATGTGAAAATGTACACATCTCGACTCTGCGCGCATCTTGAATAGTAGGATTGCCCCCTGCGCGAACTCAAGATAGCAGAAAATCTCAACTTTACATCCCATGCGCGAGCAAAATGCAGCAAGGAAGTGCACTCTTGCGCGAGCATTAAGCAACATGACACGAAACAAACTAGGGGCAAGTTATATATCACCTCAACCAATTAGAGGCGAGATATGTAACACTCCAGCACAATCATTACATCCGCGGGGGAGAATTGCATAACACTCCGAACAACGTGCTTGGGGGGCGAGTTATGCTACACTCCAGAAAAACACAAATTTTGTAGGATTGGGGAACCAACTTCTTAATCCATAACAAGTTAtgggttaagagggggcgatgtttgtaccctaaaTATTCTACACCAAAAATGGGATAACATAGGCCTACATAGCTCCTCCTAGTAGCTAAGTATGGTTCATTGGGCCCTAAAAGCACTCTATGTGCAAGCCCATGTGCAACAAAGTAAACAAAATAGCTAGCTAGGCCTCATAAGGTCTGTCCATAGAAGCCCATGTTGCAATGATCCAAGTCAAGGCAAGGAGGGACTAAATCACCACTGCTACATCAGCAACAATGGCTAACCAATAAGTGACACGTCAACATTATTTGCCACGTCAGCAAGTTGGGCGAACCAGAACGCGACACGTCAGCAAGTTGGGAGAATTTGAACGCGCCACGTCAGCATTACCTGCCATGTCAGCAGAATCTGCCACATCGACTTGCCATGTTAGCAAGTAAGCTTAACCAGGATGCGTCACATCAGCTAAGAAAAACAGTCAGCAGATAACGTCAGCAAGGTTAACGTCGTCAGCATATTCCGTCAGCGTTAGTGACGTCATTAGCATATTCACAGAATATTCCATCAATGTTAAACGCCGTCAGGTTATCGTTAACGGCGTCAATTAGCAGCGAATCTGGGACGTTCATCTAAACGCCGTTAGATGAGCCATCAGTTGCGTCAGCACAACGTTAGCAAATGACGTCATATTGACGTCAGATCACCTTCTCAGGCGATGGCGACCGCCGGTGCAGTAGCAGGTTGCCGGCGGCCATTCCCGGCGGCTTTTCCTGGCGGCGGTGGTCATCGGCGGCGGCAGACAACACTTCTTCGGTGTAACACGAAGCAACTTAATTCTGTAGCCCCGATTCAATGTTGCACGATGCAACTTAATTTTGTAGCCCAGATTCAGTGTAGCACGACGCAACATAATCATGTAGCCCTGATTCGGTGAAGCGGGCGCAACTTAATTCAGTAATCACGATCCAGCGCTGCGCGACACAATTTAATCTTGTAGCCCTGGATGATTCAGCCCCATGCTGTTTTCCTTGCGGATATTTTCACCCCATTGTGGGCTTATGCACACTTCTCTCTTTTAGGTTAGGTATGTACACTTAAAACGGAAATTTGTAAACATATAAATGGACGTTTTACAACCCAAAGAAGGTATGCAATCTTAACCCCCCCATTACTCAATCCAATTGGAGTTTTAAGAAGCGTTTCGATTCTcagcaaaatcatcatcaaattcGTGTTTGGGGTAGAAGTAATTTTACCATACAAACACTTACGACGAGGATAATTGGATAAGTGGTTCCAAGACACCCAGAgctcttcatcatcatctgagAATTTTCTAAAGAATGTTGGTCGTAGTGGATGGGTAGTTTATGTACTTGTTTAAGTCTTTTCAGCTTTTATTATGCAAGACTTTGTTTTAATATGTTTGGTTATGGATTTGAGTAGATTTCCTTTTGTTTTAAGTAATTGGATTTTAATGGGACATTAGTTTAccttgaatgattgaaatttagtGTTTTAATTTATCTAATTCTATAAAAGTAATGGAAGAAAAGTCATTTTGATCGAAAATTCAGGGCCATTTACAGTGAGGTTAACCATCTATATAACCTAGTCATATTTGGTTTACGTTCTGGAAGACTTAACCGTGAAAAGGTATATCCCAACCGAAATAAATATTTGCCCAACCGTTTTAATCGTACGGCTGGTTCGCGTCTGTTTGCGGGGAAAAAATAACCTGCTGGTTTTATGATAAAAAATAGTGGATGAGGCAAGTGCTTGATGAAGCAAGTGCTCGAAGTAGCAAATTTTCTGAatctttaaacaaatgtactgcaggGGATTACTCtgagttcgagagactaatctgtaggatcctggtctaaaccaagacaatggtcattccaggtttaattcggtcacaagaggaggagaagggtctgTAGGGAGGGAAGCCGAGATTTTGGAGATCAATGGATATTGATCAGTTGATTGTGATGCATTGAACTGCTTTGAAGATGATTATCTGTGTAGACGAGAGAAATCTTTTGAAAGTGTTTGATAATTTAACTGCCATAGGTTTTCTTACGTTGAGTCTTGTTAGTCCTATCAAATCATAGGTTtagaaacctatttattgcaGCACATGGTGACAGTTGAAGGGAGTgaaagaatggggaagtgggagaTCTTGCAAAAACCATTTCCACTTTGCATGGAAGATTTGGTTGATTGACCATCCACTATTCCATTTTCTCCTTTAACTTCCAACACGACTTACCGCAACTTTAATTGTGGATGTACCTCACATCGCACGTGTTGTAGGACGCCAGCACAAAACCCTAGTGATataccccccatgtgacacgaattgatgtctcatgtgaaagTCTGTTTTGCAGACGTATGGTCAATCTTTGACATAAGACTATGAGTATTAACTATGAACTGATAGTTTCTTAGCATTCGAGCTAAAATAACTTGAGAGTCAAGAAAGCACTTTGTTTGTTTAAATAAAACTCTGATTAGGGTTTCaattaagcatgtgagaagttttccttaaagtcacatagaagaatatatatatagtCTGGGTGcgtgaaccgtgtataatgatagttcttaGAAAATATGCGTTATGAACTAGTAAGAAATTTGATGTATGCATTCACACACTtaaaaatttaatcatgatgcacatacacaagtgttttagtgatcagtGATGTCTTAGAGTTGTTTATGTGAGTCATAGCAATGTTAAACGTGTTtaaataaataagtctttgagcatctgctaaagttTTACTGGGACCGTACGTGAAACGGTTTGTGAACTGTAAGGCATAGTGCACGAGTCAGTCtgccacggttcgtgaaccgggtttacTAACCCTACTTGGCTCTTGAACTCATACGGACACATTTTGTGAACTGGGTTTGCCAACCGTTAGCCTTTTTCACCAGTACAAAAATTCAGATCACCACGATTCGTGAACATCAtgatttttacatggttcgacaTAAAAGTCTACATCCACAATCTACATTTCGTTATGATGATTATAAAGTTACAAGATCTTTCCCGTTAGATAGAGATACAAGTATGCTCCTTTCCCACTCTTCACAACTCTCAAACTAATAGTAACACCAAAAACTCTCGCTTTTGCCTAAGACTCCAAAAGTGATCCTAAATCACATTTATAGGTAAAGGGGTTCCAATGTTTCTTAAACTATCGTGGTTGGGTGCATTGCCTTCTTGTTcacgttgtttttttttttgacttaaaaAGTTAAACTCATTAATAAAAGGAGAAAAAGAGAAGGCCTAAGAAAATACCCAGGTGAGGTCAAAACAATCAAAAATATAAATCAAAGACTTGAAATCACCAGAACCAAATACAAAGAAAACAAACTGAAAAAGTGGCAAACTCTCACATCCAAGCCAACAACAATAGAAAAATATTATGTAAATGACACAGGATGACAACACAAACTATTTACGCTTCATAGAAGACGATCTTCTACCTTTGCCCCGATTTTCGTTGCTTCTTCTATTAGGGATATTACCATTCCATTTAAATATGAAAACTCGTTTTTAGTTTTCTTGCCTACTTTGTCTTCGCAAACCATGTAGTGAGCACTTTTTGTTAGATGATACATCATATAACTCTTCACTACCCTCTTCACACTCTTCAATAGTAATGTTTGTATGGTAAAATTACTTCTACCCCAAACACGAATCGGTTGGTGATTTTTGTTGAGAATCGAACCGCTGCTTTAATCTCCAATTGGATTGAGTAATATGGGGGTACCTGAAAAAACCCCTCCGATGCTAAAGTCAGTATAAGGATTTTTCACAGGAGTTTTAGTGGGTCAGATTGCGTACTTTTTTGGGTTATTCAGCCTTGTATTTATATGGCCCGAATTAGACACTCAATCCCAATTTCGAAATAAATATAATTTCCTTAATTCCCTTGCATGCCTCCCTGTTTTGATTTTTTGCATGACTGCATGGCTCTGGCACAactggcccttgcatgcctccgGTCATGAATAACATTGACTGTCCCCTAAATGCCTCATGCAATAGCTGGCCAGTATTGATGACTGCACGGTTTTGGAATTGCTAGCCCTTGTATGCCTTCTGGAATTTTCCAGAAATCTCCTATAGGGTTATGAAATTAGCCAAGccaaaatgatgcaaaagattGGCTCAAATAAGCTTACATGCCAAGCCCATGAGAGAAGTGGTCCAAGCCCACAGGGGCATAAATATCCGCAAGGCGAAAGGTATGGGGCGTGAACATCCGGGGCTACTGAGCTAAGTTGCTTCACAGTACGTTGAATCGGGAGTACGGAAATAAGTTACACCAAGATGCACT
This DNA window, taken from Papaver somniferum cultivar HN1 chromosome 3, ASM357369v1, whole genome shotgun sequence, encodes the following:
- the LOC113359059 gene encoding uncharacterized protein LOC113359059, producing the protein MIDAGKLQEYVKKGFGKGPGHFGAAHVINVSHIMIHSMTKRALEDETRRKLRQLKEWYLTNHIDFFSGNGAETREIGYTKIEFSPEDMIGLYAPQNDVIVITAWIGMFRVHLILVDTGSSVSVMFSGDYSSMNLPHDLIEEDENPIIGFSGEVTKAIRKVKIPVTVADKSILGNFLLLDCRAPYNAIVGRDWMHDIGAVTSSYHQCLKFFTPEGVVKVRSDQMAAHKCHESAMDEYKKFPIYFVIA
- the LOC113359060 gene encoding uncharacterized protein LOC113359060, which produces MAALIAYFPVDDIQTVTEEEGDLFKPIESATDQTGGEYAMEVDTPEPLWTVFNDGSSNVGGDGVGCVILTPEGSRIEKATMLGFQASNNEAEYEDAIIGLKAVKQLDAKNVKLVTDSMLVFNQFPGTYKAKEERMALYLEHMRELANKFDQFSIGKRPRLENRHANALAYLSSSVETDTTRFVVVDF